A segment of the Candidatus Kapaibacterium sp. genome:
CAATAATTCTAAATAGTGTTCTATTTACATCTGCATCGGTATTTTTTGCTATTTCATCTACTCTATCAGATAAACGACTTATATCGGAAGGGTATCTGCTATTGCTCGATTCCACAGGTGCAAGTTCGCAAACTATACGAAATGCCACATCAAAATTCTCAAATGAACGACTATGTAAAAAATCAGTATAGCTATTTAAAAAGCTATATTTTATCAGTTTTTTGGTTATTCTCTTAATTTTAATATATAATGTCTCGTCAAGATGCTTAACTTCATAAATGCTATCAATCTGTAAGTCTCTTGCTTTCATTTTGTTTCTCCAAATAAATTCATTTGTTTATTACAGTTCTTTTTCAGTTCGCTCAGATAAGCCCGAATTTTCGGCATAGTCGAGACCATAATCACTTTGTCATTAGAAGATAATTCGTACAAAGGCGGAAGTTTATCTTGCTTAATATCTCTTAAGATTTGTGCGTATTTTGCGTAATCGTGCTTCATGATATTTCGGGATTTGATTCATTAGGCAAATATAGTTTCGTTTCAATCGGATATTGATGCTCAATCCCATCGGTATATGAATCAACTTTTTTGCCTATAATTTTTCGACTGTGCTTTAGCTCCACTAAAGAAGTGTAGGGATGTTTTTCAGTTATTATTCTAAAGCAACAATCCTGCTCACCAATAGCCGCCCAAAATTCATCATGTGTAACCTCTCTCATTTCACTTCCCCAAATTAATTATATCATAAATTTCTTTTGTCAGGTACAAATCGTAAGTAGCATCATGAAGTTTGGATTCTTCAAGCTGAATATCAAATTGTTTTGCAACAGTAGCGAGTTTGAAATTCTCCATTGTATGCCGAACATCTGACAAATGATTACTCGCTAAACACATAACATCAATAGTGTCAGACCAAAACCATGAACCGAAATATTTATCATTGTTTTGAGCAAAGAAAGCACGTAGGAATTGATTATCGAAGCTCGAATTGTTGTAGCCGACGAGGTGAAATTTATCCTTTTTGTTGTATTTGTCAACATATTTTGATAATTCCTGAAGCAAGAGGCGATAATTTTCACTTGCCGGTTTATAACTTTGCAACATTTCTCTCGTCACATTTCCAACTGCCAGAGCTTCATCCTCAATAACTATATTCGGATTTGGCTTTATTAATAAATTCGCTTCATGCTTGATGACATTGTCGATAACAATAAGAAATGACAACTGATGAATACCATGAATAGCGTGGTTAAGCCCTGTTGTTTCGACGTCGTAAATAAATAATTTTCTCATTTTGATTTTTCCTTTTTAAGTGAATTTGGAATTTTTAATTCACATTTTTTGTAATCGAAACTATGTTCAATGCAACACCTTGCACCCAAACCCCACAATGAGCGTGCTATGTTCTTATTGGTACACCATGCGTGATTATCGTTGTAAATGCAATCAACCTTTTTTACCATTTCATTTTTCCTTTATAAATAACACCCGGCATGGTGTGCAGCAATCAGAGGAAGTGGGAAAGTACTTTATGATATTTTCCATGCCGGGCATTGTGGGTTTATAATAATTTGTCTTCTGGAATAGGTTCGGATTTCACAACGGTTCCAAATTCATCAATAAAATTGATTAGTCTGTTATCGTAATCTTGCTCAACTGTGCAGTCAATTAGATTCGTAGTAAAGCCTTGCACATACTGCTTACTTAACTCACGTCTCATATCGTCTTTGCCTGTAATTCTCTTCTTAATCTTTTTGAGGACTTCATTTGTCTCAAGTTGCTCGCCTAAAAGACTGTCAATTTCTGCATCAATTTCTGTGATTTGCTGTGCTAATTCAACAAGCTCTTGGGCTGAGAATTCGTGTACGATTCCAATTACAACTGTTGACTTTTTATCATCAGGAGATTCTTGCATTAGTGCCTTATCCATATCTGAACCAATTTCAATGATATCTTCGGCATCCACAACTACTTCATCAACTTCGCTTTCGTCCTCTCTTGGACCGTATTCATTATTTAATTCTTCACTCATCATTTATCTCCGATTTAAAATTTTTCTTCTTCAACAGCTTCAGGCTCTGCATCAGAGACACCGTTTGCTTTGTAATGAATAATCTTTTTGCCTGTAAGCTTTTGTTGTATATCGTTTGCCAAATCTTTCACAAAAGCGAGTCTCTTCGTGTTGTCCAACACGGGCTTCTTTGTCTTTGGATCAAGAACAACAGCCGGCTTACCGGTCTCGGGATTTGTATAAGTCAATTGAGTGAGAGGTGGTAGTTCATCTTTGTCGGCTTTCCAATTAAGTCTTTCATTTCCGGCATAAACAGAAATTCTGTTTTTTCCATCACTGGAATATGCCTTAATCGTAATTTCTTCAGAAACATCTTGTATTGATGCCAGAGCGTTAATTAAGCCAAGCGCTACACCAGAATCCTCTTGGAAGTTTAAGATGTAATCTACACCATCGTCTGTAAGAGTCAGGATATAGTTAGTAGTTGTTGCATCTTTATATACAAAATCTGACAAACTAATGTTTTTCATAACTCCGGTAATCCCTCTAAAGCAGATATCAATAACATCTACTCCATTATCATTTTGGAATTTTCTAACAGCTGTTGCGTGTTGCATAATATCTTGATAATTTTCGGCATGTTCTTCTTTGATATTCATTACAATATGACCTGCTTTTATCTTGAGATATCTTTTCGGTGAATCATTTTCAAAACCCATGGTATTTCTCCTATTTTTTTTGGAATATTAATTAATTATCTAATTACTAATTGGTCAGCTTGGTAAATTTTAACACCCGGAATTTCACGAGTGCCGGCGGCAATAGCATTTTTTATATAACTGTGATTGATTTCAAGATATTCTCTCGGAATTTCATTTTCATTGGTGATTTCGTACTTCCATACCTTTCGTATTGCTTTTGATTTGTCGGCTTCTAATTCCTGTTTGCGATTATCCAAGACCATGGAATTAATCGTTGATTCAACAGGAATTTCCGGGACTTCTCCCGATGCTTCGGCTGCTTTTCTTGCTTCATCGGCAATCCGTAATTCTTCACGTTTGGCTTCTTCGATTCTTCGCAATTCTTCCTGCCTGGCTTTTTCAAGCTCAACTTCGAATCGAAGTATTTGAGAGCGCAGCCCTTTAATTGCAGCTGTTAAATCTTCGGTAAGCTTTTTGGCGTACTCATCAATCTGTCGCTTTTCTTGCAAGATTGGAGCTGTTAAATCTTTGCGTTGTTTCTCAATTGTCTTCTCAATTGTAGAGCTTTTCTTTACCAAATCCTTGGCATAACTTAGAGAAGTCACCGAGTTGACAACAACGTTATCGCATAATTTTGCGATTTCAGTAATTTGGCTTTTTGCTTCATTGAAAACAACTAAAGCCTCGGTTGAAGATACTAATTCATTCATCATAAATCCTTAATTAATTTGTGGAACTGATTAAATTCAAGGCATACTCTTTTGCAGGCAATCGCTTAATATTTTTA
Coding sequences within it:
- a CDS encoding 3'-5' exonuclease, coding for MRKLFIYDVETTGLNHAIHGIHQLSFLIVIDNVIKHEANLLIKPNPNIVIEDEALAVGNVTREMLQSYKPASENYRLLLQELSKYVDKYNKKDKFHLVGYNNSSFDNQFLRAFFAQNNDKYFGSWFWSDTIDVMCLASNHLSDVRHTMENFKLATVAKQFDIQLEESKLHDATYDLYLTKEIYDIINLGK